One window of the Candidatus Phycorickettsia trachydisci genome contains the following:
- the pheS gene encoding phenylalanine--tRNA ligase subunit alpha, which produces MDRIIDELREQLAEVNTYLEFDKIKTKYLGKTGVLSNLMAQIGKIPTAERKDFGQKVNGVKQEVQSLLEAHRLKIEEAELNDKIQNQKCDLTLPGRNCLLGKIHPISKVINELVDIFAKLGFNLVQGTSIETEWYNFTALNIPSNHPARDMHDTFYLPKGFLLRTHTSPMQIRFMEKNKPPFRFISFGRTYRSDSDATHTPMFHQIEAIAVDKKINMPNLIWTLNQVLHQFFDNQDIKIRMRPSFFPFTKLSAEVDIYLPSKGKWLEVLGSGLIHPKVLQNVSINPEEYSGFAFGMGIERLAMLKYGINDLRQFFTGDLNWLKHFGFN; this is translated from the coding sequence ATGGATCGCATTATTGATGAGTTAAGAGAGCAGCTTGCAGAGGTTAATACCTATTTGGAGTTTGATAAGATTAAAACTAAATATCTAGGTAAAACTGGAGTTTTATCTAACTTGATGGCCCAAATAGGTAAAATCCCTACAGCTGAGCGCAAAGATTTTGGTCAGAAAGTAAATGGTGTTAAGCAGGAAGTACAATCTTTGCTAGAAGCCCATCGTCTGAAGATTGAAGAAGCTGAATTAAATGATAAAATCCAGAACCAAAAATGTGATTTGACTCTACCTGGGCGTAATTGCTTACTAGGTAAGATCCATCCTATATCCAAAGTAATAAATGAGTTAGTAGATATTTTTGCTAAATTAGGTTTTAACTTGGTTCAGGGTACAAGTATTGAGACTGAATGGTATAACTTTACGGCACTCAATATTCCATCTAACCACCCAGCTCGTGATATGCATGATACTTTTTATTTGCCTAAAGGATTTTTGCTCAGGACTCATACTTCTCCAATGCAGATAAGGTTTATGGAAAAAAATAAGCCACCATTTAGGTTTATTTCTTTTGGTAGAACATATAGATCTGATTCAGATGCAACCCATACACCAATGTTTCACCAAATTGAAGCGATTGCTGTTGATAAAAAGATCAATATGCCTAATCTGATATGGACTTTAAATCAAGTTTTGCATCAATTTTTTGATAATCAAGATATTAAGATTAGAATGCGTCCAAGCTTTTTTCCATTCACTAAACTTTCTGCTGAAGTAGATATTTACTTGCCATCTAAAGGTAAGTGGTTAGAGGTTTTGGGTAGTGGTTTGATTCATCCTAAAGTTTTGCAAAATGTTTCAATTAATCCTGAAGAGTATAGCGGTTTTGCATTTGGAATGGGTATTGAACGCCTAGCTATGCTTAAGTATGGCATAAATGATCTTCGTCAATTTTTTACTGGTGATTTAAACTGGTTAAAGCATTTTGGTTTTAATTAA
- the pheT gene encoding phenylalanine--tRNA ligase subunit beta — protein sequence MKFTLSWLKRFLDTTASLDEICNALNNLGLEVEEVSDRSKELKDFKIARIIEANPHPQANKLQVCKVNDGEKVLQIICGAANARKDLTVVLAPVGTVIPENGLVIELAQIRGIESQGMLCGADELQVGGFNDEGIIELPADLPIGVSFATEYGLDDPVITLGITPNRADCFGVYGIARDLAAKGLGKLKEIAHKEIEFLKDSKSEMRLQLDQKLSNLFIGCQIRNIQNKPSPRWLANMLSNVGIQPISTVVDITNYMCHSFAQPMHAFDHDRLGNNIIIRTANEREKFKALNEKEYSLNIDDIVLANDKQVCLLAGIMGGIDSACTMQTQNIFLEAALYDKNSIAKSSKRHKIITDAKMRFERHVDGHKRLDAFKLACSMIQEICGGEFYNLLNEGTLKEPKTIKFDFSLVKDKSGLDIPIERSVEILEKLGYKITQSNHVIVPTWRDSEIPEDLVEEIVRVYGYDHVGQEPLTYTQHQSFPENFQIASKLSAALVSRGYHEVVTWSFMQDAKASKFGDINKDLEVVNPISNELNYMRGSILPNLLDNVIYNQNNFIKNIKIFEIGPVFNGNQVKDEGIVLSALYSGEYSNLPHEKSRLVDIFDIKGDLEYILQTIGIKLDDIDKMQDAYLHPNISGNIIYNDKTIGYIGSVHPKLLKEYDVTGEVFYFELNLNELSLIKEKAEFVPYAHPPVNRDFAFVVDEDIRAGDIVSHIKNNKLLPIKEVNIFDIYTGDQIGSNKKSIAINVTIQTNTNLTSEQIDLMSQNIINSVVEEFKATLRQ from the coding sequence ATGAAATTTACACTTTCTTGGTTAAAAAGATTTTTAGATACAACGGCCTCTTTAGATGAGATTTGTAACGCATTAAATAATCTTGGCCTTGAAGTGGAAGAGGTTAGTGATAGAAGTAAAGAGTTAAAAGATTTTAAGATTGCGCGCATTATTGAAGCAAATCCCCACCCACAGGCAAATAAACTTCAAGTGTGTAAAGTAAATGATGGAGAGAAAGTTTTGCAGATAATATGCGGCGCTGCTAATGCTAGGAAAGATTTGACAGTTGTATTAGCTCCTGTAGGTACTGTAATTCCAGAAAATGGTTTAGTTATAGAGTTGGCTCAAATAAGAGGGATAGAAAGTCAGGGAATGCTCTGCGGTGCTGATGAACTGCAGGTAGGTGGTTTTAACGATGAAGGTATCATAGAACTTCCTGCAGATTTACCAATAGGTGTAAGTTTTGCAACAGAATATGGTTTGGATGATCCAGTTATTACTCTTGGAATTACCCCAAATAGGGCAGATTGTTTTGGTGTGTATGGTATTGCACGAGATCTGGCAGCTAAAGGACTGGGTAAATTAAAAGAAATAGCACATAAAGAGATAGAATTTTTGAAAGATTCCAAAAGTGAGATGAGGCTGCAGCTGGATCAGAAATTATCTAACCTGTTTATAGGATGCCAAATCAGGAACATTCAAAATAAGCCAAGCCCAAGATGGCTTGCTAATATGCTAAGTAATGTAGGTATTCAACCTATATCTACTGTTGTGGATATTACAAATTATATGTGCCATAGTTTTGCTCAGCCTATGCATGCTTTTGACCATGATAGGCTTGGGAATAATATCATTATACGCACAGCTAACGAACGAGAAAAATTTAAAGCTTTGAATGAGAAGGAGTATAGTCTGAATATAGATGATATAGTTCTTGCAAATGATAAACAAGTTTGCTTGCTTGCCGGTATTATGGGAGGTATAGATTCTGCATGCACTATGCAAACTCAAAATATCTTTTTAGAAGCTGCTCTCTATGATAAAAATTCCATAGCTAAATCTTCTAAAAGACATAAGATTATCACGGATGCAAAGATGCGTTTTGAACGTCATGTAGATGGTCATAAACGTTTAGATGCGTTTAAATTAGCATGCAGCATGATTCAAGAGATTTGTGGAGGAGAATTTTATAATTTACTTAATGAAGGTACTTTAAAAGAACCTAAGACAATAAAATTTGACTTTAGTTTAGTTAAAGACAAATCTGGTTTAGATATACCGATAGAAAGATCTGTAGAGATATTGGAGAAATTAGGTTATAAAATTACTCAATCTAACCATGTAATCGTACCTACTTGGAGAGATTCGGAGATACCCGAAGATTTGGTAGAAGAAATAGTAAGAGTTTATGGTTATGATCATGTAGGGCAAGAGCCTTTGACCTATACTCAGCATCAATCATTTCCTGAAAATTTTCAAATTGCATCTAAATTATCTGCTGCACTGGTATCTAGAGGATATCATGAAGTTGTTACTTGGTCTTTTATGCAAGATGCCAAAGCTAGCAAATTTGGAGATATTAATAAGGATTTAGAAGTTGTAAACCCGATCAGCAATGAATTAAATTATATGCGCGGTAGCATTCTACCTAATCTCCTTGATAACGTTATATATAATCAGAATAATTTTATTAAAAATATAAAGATCTTTGAAATTGGTCCGGTATTTAATGGTAATCAGGTTAAAGACGAAGGAATTGTTCTAAGCGCACTATATAGTGGAGAATATTCTAACTTGCCGCATGAAAAATCCCGTTTAGTAGATATATTTGATATTAAAGGTGATTTGGAATATATTTTGCAAACGATAGGAATAAAATTAGATGATATAGACAAAATGCAAGACGCTTATTTGCATCCAAATATTTCGGGTAATATTATTTATAACGATAAAACTATAGGCTATATCGGTTCTGTCCATCCAAAATTACTAAAAGAATACGATGTTACAGGTGAAGTATTTTATTTTGAACTAAATTTGAATGAATTAAGTTTAATAAAAGAAAAAGCAGAATTTGTACCTTATGCTCATCCTCCAGTAAATCGTGACTTTGCATTCGTTGTGGATGAAGATATAAGAGCGGGAGATATAGTATCTCATATTAAAAATAATAAACTACTTCCCATAAAGGAAGTGAATATTTTTGACATCTACACGGGAGATCAAATAGGGTCGAATAAGAAATCTATTGCCATTAACGTTACTATCCAAACCAACACAAACCTTACATCTGAACAAATAGATTTAATGTCCCAGAATATTATTAATTCAGTTGTAGAGGAATTTAAAGCTACTTTAAGGCAATAA
- the trxA gene encoding thioredoxin produces MVKELTDQNFDKEIQNSKTPVLVDFWAEWCGPCRSFAPILEEFAKQMKGKVKVAKLDIDKNPETASKMHIRSIPTLLLFQKGKKVDTKVGFLTKEVIESWVKEYI; encoded by the coding sequence ATGGTTAAGGAGTTAACAGATCAAAATTTTGATAAAGAAATTCAAAATAGTAAAACACCGGTATTAGTAGATTTTTGGGCTGAATGGTGTGGTCCATGCCGTTCATTTGCTCCAATATTGGAAGAATTTGCAAAACAAATGAAAGGCAAGGTAAAAGTTGCAAAACTTGATATTGACAAAAACCCCGAAACAGCTAGCAAAATGCACATTAGAAGTATTCCTACTTTATTATTGTTTCAAAAAGGGAAGAAAGTCGATACTAAAGTAGGTTTTCTTACTAAAGAGGTTATAGAATCTTGGGTTAAGGAATACATATAA
- the hpf gene encoding ribosome hibernation-promoting factor, HPF/YfiA family: protein MHIQISAQHFALNEALQSYIHNKLSAHVVKYMNCSTGCDVHFSRINHLFQCEIVVNSGIKITFVSRSSAEDIYESFDICLAKLDKQLIKQNSRLKDHHQQKVKIELEDTDLSLNLQNS, encoded by the coding sequence ATGCATATACAAATATCAGCTCAGCATTTCGCGCTTAATGAAGCTTTACAAAGTTACATACATAACAAACTTTCAGCACATGTCGTAAAATATATGAACTGCTCAACAGGTTGTGATGTGCACTTTAGCAGGATCAATCACCTGTTTCAATGTGAGATAGTTGTTAATTCTGGTATTAAAATTACTTTTGTCAGCAGATCTTCAGCAGAAGATATATACGAAAGTTTTGATATATGCCTTGCGAAACTCGACAAACAGCTTATCAAGCAAAACTCAAGACTTAAAGATCACCATCAACAAAAAGTTAAAATTGAGTTAGAAGATACTGATTTGTCTTTAAATTTACAAAATAGCTAG
- a CDS encoding MBL fold metallo-hydrolase: MLQITVLGCGSSLGTPVIGCKCETCSSSDPKNKRLRSAILITKFHPNDSKTNILIDSGFDVRTQLLRAGVSKLDATIITHDHADHISGLDELRVFSPLGSNKILPIYFTSATGARIIPRYQYLFDNKNLNANTIEYDSSINICDVSISFFKQNHIVMDSLGIRINNFVYANDVAFFYDESLRYLDNIDTFVIDCCDYQSTRVHAGLDRVLSWINQFKPKVTYLTNLSHKIDYYKIKNMLPVNVYPAYDGLVFKI, translated from the coding sequence ATGCTACAAATAACTGTTCTTGGTTGTGGATCATCTCTTGGAACGCCGGTCATAGGATGTAAATGTGAAACTTGCTCCTCAAGCGATCCCAAAAATAAAAGACTCCGCTCTGCGATTTTAATTACTAAATTTCATCCAAATGATAGCAAGACAAACATACTTATTGATTCTGGCTTTGATGTTAGAACTCAATTGTTAAGAGCCGGCGTCAGTAAATTAGATGCCACTATCATTACACACGATCATGCTGATCATATCAGCGGCCTTGATGAATTAAGAGTTTTTAGCCCTCTTGGCAGCAACAAAATTTTACCTATTTATTTTACAAGCGCCACAGGAGCTAGGATTATTCCACGCTATCAGTACCTATTCGATAACAAAAACCTAAATGCAAATACTATAGAATATGACTCATCCATTAATATATGCGATGTAAGCATATCATTTTTTAAGCAAAATCATATCGTAATGGACAGTTTGGGCATAAGGATCAACAACTTCGTATATGCAAATGATGTCGCATTTTTTTATGATGAGTCCTTGAGATATCTAGATAATATCGATACCTTTGTGATAGACTGTTGCGATTACCAATCCACAAGAGTGCATGCCGGTCTAGATAGAGTACTGTCATGGATTAATCAATTTAAACCAAAAGTTACTTACTTAACTAACTTGAGTCATAAGATAGATTATTATAAAATTAAAAATATGTTACCCGTTAATGTTTATCCAGCGTATGATGGACTGGTATTTAAAATCTAG